In the Eptesicus fuscus isolate TK198812 chromosome 12, DD_ASM_mEF_20220401, whole genome shotgun sequence genome, one interval contains:
- the SLC4A11 gene encoding solute carrier family 4 member 11 isoform X2, translated as MPAAELDPKYWAWQRRKSQRSVPDNSMRVEDSSSRQLRPSLHQSRRLRDSATSESFPASLENSSIMSQNEYLEDAGYLKCDTDDASETHEESLAEEAFNTVNSSIVSGESIRFFVNVNLEVQPTQAESDLPGGCGLLHTSRKYLKLKNFEEEIRAHRDLDGFLARASIILNETATSLDDVLRAMVLRIVYNPHTIEPDCNLDMLMAMLFTDAGAPMEGKVHLLSDIIQGVTSTVTGVQYQQSWLCIICTSKSLHRRHVCISRLVRPQNWGENSCEVRFVVLVLAPPKMKSTKTATEVGRTFATMFLDITFRQKLLKTHTEEEFKEALVHQRQLLTMMGQGPGPTALSYSRNSSFQKSQHPLQHNDFFPVGKGIREDLARRFAVYSLDFTDGIIGKNRTVGKYITTTLFLYFACLLPTIAFGTLNDEHTKGAIGVQKSMAGQSIGGLLYALFSGQPLVVLLTTAPLALYTHVIQGICDDYSLDFNTFYAWIGLWNSFFLAVYALFNLSLIMSLFKRSTEDIIAMFISITFVLDAVKGMIKIFQKYYHGDQHGNRNLGHNSLVSLLDLGTSLNTSFHTALNTSLNPESSQLTEQPHRDTAVLSLLIMLGTLWLGNTLYQLKKSPYLHPHMREILSDCALPIAVLTFSLIGSYGFKKIKMSKFRYNPRESLFKMAEMHSQSLGAICSAMGLGFLLSMLFFIEQNLVAALANAPENRLMKGTAYHWDLLLIAIINTGLSLFGMPWIHAAYPHSPLHVRALALVEQRVESGHVYETIMNVKETRLTSLGASILVGLSLLLLPVPLQWIPKPVLYGLFLYIALTSIDANQLFERLVLLLKDQASYPPTHYIRKVPQRKIHYFTGLQVLQLLLLCAFGMSPLPYMKMIFPLIMITMIPIRYKLLPLIIEAKYLDAMDADH; from the exons ATGCCCGCAGCAGAGCTCGATCCCAAGTATTGGGCTTGGCAGCGAAGGAAGAGCCAAAGAAGTGTGCCGGATAATTCAATGAGGGTGGAGGATTCCTCCTCTCGCCAACTCAGGCCCTCCCTCCACCAGTCCAGGAGGCTGAGGGATTCTGCAACCAGTGAATCCTTCCCTGCCTCACTGG AAAACTCTTCCATCATGTCGCAGAATGAATACCTTGAGGATGCGG GCTACCTCAAGTGTGACACAGATGATGCCTCTGAAACCCACGAGGAGAGCCTGGCAGAAGAGGCCTTCAACACCGTCAACTCCTCCATTGTGTCTGGCGAGAGCATCCGTTTCTTTGTCAACGTCAACCTCGAGGTGCAGCCCACCCAGGCTG AGAGTGACTTGCCTGGTGGCTGTGGGCTTCTCCACACCTCTCGCAAG TACCTGAAGTTAAAGAACTTCGAGGAAGAGATCCGAGCGCACCGAGACCTAGATGGCTTCCTGGCGCGGGCCAGCATCATCCTGAACGAGACAGCCACCTCGCTGGATGACGTGCTCCGGGCCATGGTGCTCCGCATAGTCTACAACCCCCACACCATTGAGCCGGACTGCAACTTGGACATGCTCATGGCCATGCTCTTCACTGATGCTGGGGCTCCCATGGAGGGCAAAG TTCACCTGCTGTCAGATATCATCCAAGGAGTCACTTCCACGGTCACAGGGGTACAATACCAGCAGTCATGGCTCTGCATCAT CTGCACCTCCAAGTCCCTACATAGGCGGCATGTGTGCATCAGCCGCCTGGTTCGCCCGCAGAACTGGGGGGAAAATTCCTGTGAGGTGCGGTTCGTCgtcctggtgctggccccacccaAGATG AAAAGCACCAAGACTGCGACGGAGGTGGGGCGCACCTTTGCCACCATGTTCTTGGACATCACTTTCCGCCAGAAACTCCTGAAGACCCACACAGAGGAAGAATTCAAGGAGGCCCTAGTACATCAGAGACAACTGCTCACCATGATGGGCCAGGGTCCAGGCCCCACCGCATTGAGCTACAGCAGAAACTCCAGCTTCCAGAAATCCCAGCAT CCCCTGCAGCACAACGATTTCTTCCCTGTGGGGAAGGGCATCCGTGAGGACCTCGCCCGCAGGTTCGCCGTGTACTCACTGGACTTCACTGATG GCATTATCGGGAAAAACAGGACTGTGGGCAAGTACATCACCACCACCCTGTTCCTCTACttcgcctgcctcctgcccacgaTCGCTTTTGGGACCCTCAACGATGAGCACACCAAAGGGGCCATCG GTGTGCAGAAGAGCATGGCCGGGCAGAGCATCGGCGGCCTCCTGTATGCGCTCTTCTCTGGGCAGCCGTTGGTGGTGCTGCTGACCACGGCGCCTCTGGCCCTCTACACTCACG TGATCCAAGGCATCTGTGATGACTACAGTCTGGACTTCAACACCTTCTATGCATGGATAGGCCTGTGGAACAGTTTCTTCCTTGCGGTTTATGCCCTCTTCAACCTCAGCCTGATCATGAGTCTTTTCAAGAG GTCAACAGAAGATATCATTGCCATGTTCATTTCCATCACATTTGTGCTGGATGCTGTCAAGGGCATGATCAAAA TCTTCCAGAAGTACTACCATGGCGACCAACATGGGAATCGCAACTTAGGTCACAATTCCCTGGTTAGCCTGCTGGACCTAGGCACCAGCCTCAACACCAGCTTCCACACTGCCCTCAACACCAGCCTGAACCCAGAGAGCAGCCAATTAACTGAGCAACCGCATCGGGACACCGCCGTGCTCAGCCTCCTTATCATGCTGGGCACGCTCTGGCTGGGCAACACCCTCTACCAGCTCAAGAAGAG CCCCTACCTGCACCCCCACATGCGGGAGATCCTGTCAGACTGTGCCCTGCCCATCGCTGTGCTCACCTTCTCCCTCATTGGCTCCTACGGCTTCAAGAAAATTAAGA TGAGCAAGTTCCGCTACAACCCCCGTGAGAGCCTGTTTAAGATGGCTGAGATGCACTCGCAGTCCCTCGGAGCCATCTGCAGTGCCATGGGCCTCGGCTTCCTGCTCTCTATGCTCTTCTTCATCGAGCAGAACCTGGTGGCTGCCTTAGCTAACGCACCAGAGAACAG GCTAATGAAGGGCACAGCTTACCACTGGGACCTCCTGCTCATCGCCATCATCAACACTGGGCTGTCTCTGTTTGGGATGCCCTGGATCCACGCTGCCTACCCCCACTCCCCATTGCACGTGCGGGCACTGGCGCTGGTGGAGCAGCGTGTGGAGAGTGGGCATGTCTATGAGAC GATCATGAATGTTAAGGAGACGCGGCTGACCAGCCTGGGCGCCAGCATCCTGGTGGgcctctccctcctgctgctgcccgtCCCGCTGCAGTGGATCCCTAAGCCTGTGCTCTACGGCCTCTTCCTCTACATTGCCCTCACCTCCATCGACGCCAACCAGCTCTTTGAGCGTTTGGTCCTGCTGCTCAAGGACCAG GCCTCATACCCACCCACCCATTATATCAGGAAGGTGCCTCAGAGGAAGATACACTACTTCACGGGCCTGCAggtcctgcagctgctgctgctctgtgCCTTTGGCATGAGCCCCCTGCCTTACATGAAGATGATCTTCCCCCTCATCATGATTACCATGATCCCCATCCG ctACAAACTGCTGCCCCTAATCATTGAAGCCAAATACTTGGACGCCATGGATGCTGATCACTGA
- the SLC4A11 gene encoding solute carrier family 4 member 11 isoform X3, with product MPAAELDPKYWAWQRRKSQRSVPDNSMRVEDSSSRQLRPSLHQSRRLRDSATSESFPASLENSSIMSQNEYLEDAGYLKCDTDDASETHEESLAEEAFNTVNSSIVSGESIRFFVNVNLEVQPTQAAESDLPGGCGLLHTSRKYLKLKNFEEEIRAHRDLDGFLARASIILNETATSLDDVLRAMVLRIVYNPHTIEPDCNLDMLMAMLFTDAGAPMEGKVHLLSDIIQGVTSTVTGVQYQQSWLCIICTSKSLHRRHVCISRLVRPQNWGENSCEVRFVVLVLAPPKMKSTKTATEVGRTFATMFLDITFRQKLLKTHTEEEFKEALVHQRQLLTMMGQGPGPTALSYSRNSSFQKSQHPLQHNDFFPVGKGIREDLARRFAVYSLDFTDGIIGKNRTVGKYITTTLFLYFACLLPTIAFGTLNDEHTKGAIGVQKSMAGQSIGGLLYALFSGQPLVVLLTTAPLALYTHVIQGICDDYSLDFNTFYAWIGLWNSFFLAVYALFNLSLIMSLFKRSTEDIIAMFISITFVLDAVKGMIKIFQKYYHGDQHGNRNLGHNSLVSLLDLGTSLNTSFHTALNTSLNPESSQLTEQPHRDTAVLSLLIMLGTLWLGNTLYQLKKSPYLHPHMREILSDCALPIAVLTFSLIGSYGFKKIKMSKFRYNPRESLFKMAEMHSQSLGAICSAMGLGFLLSMLFFIEQNLVAALANAPENRLMKGTAYHWDLLLIAIINTGLSLFGMPWIHAAYPHSPLHVRALALVEQRVESGHVYETIMNVKETRLTSLGASILVGLSLLLLPVPLQWIPKPVLYGLFLYIALTSIDANQLFERLVLLLKDQEGASEEDTLLHGPAGPAAAAALCLWHEPPALHEDDLPPHHDYHDPHPLQTAAPNH from the exons ATGCCCGCAGCAGAGCTCGATCCCAAGTATTGGGCTTGGCAGCGAAGGAAGAGCCAAAGAAGTGTGCCGGATAATTCAATGAGGGTGGAGGATTCCTCCTCTCGCCAACTCAGGCCCTCCCTCCACCAGTCCAGGAGGCTGAGGGATTCTGCAACCAGTGAATCCTTCCCTGCCTCACTGG AAAACTCTTCCATCATGTCGCAGAATGAATACCTTGAGGATGCGG GCTACCTCAAGTGTGACACAGATGATGCCTCTGAAACCCACGAGGAGAGCCTGGCAGAAGAGGCCTTCAACACCGTCAACTCCTCCATTGTGTCTGGCGAGAGCATCCGTTTCTTTGTCAACGTCAACCTCGAGGTGCAGCCCACCCAGGCTG CAGAGAGTGACTTGCCTGGTGGCTGTGGGCTTCTCCACACCTCTCGCAAG TACCTGAAGTTAAAGAACTTCGAGGAAGAGATCCGAGCGCACCGAGACCTAGATGGCTTCCTGGCGCGGGCCAGCATCATCCTGAACGAGACAGCCACCTCGCTGGATGACGTGCTCCGGGCCATGGTGCTCCGCATAGTCTACAACCCCCACACCATTGAGCCGGACTGCAACTTGGACATGCTCATGGCCATGCTCTTCACTGATGCTGGGGCTCCCATGGAGGGCAAAG TTCACCTGCTGTCAGATATCATCCAAGGAGTCACTTCCACGGTCACAGGGGTACAATACCAGCAGTCATGGCTCTGCATCAT CTGCACCTCCAAGTCCCTACATAGGCGGCATGTGTGCATCAGCCGCCTGGTTCGCCCGCAGAACTGGGGGGAAAATTCCTGTGAGGTGCGGTTCGTCgtcctggtgctggccccacccaAGATG AAAAGCACCAAGACTGCGACGGAGGTGGGGCGCACCTTTGCCACCATGTTCTTGGACATCACTTTCCGCCAGAAACTCCTGAAGACCCACACAGAGGAAGAATTCAAGGAGGCCCTAGTACATCAGAGACAACTGCTCACCATGATGGGCCAGGGTCCAGGCCCCACCGCATTGAGCTACAGCAGAAACTCCAGCTTCCAGAAATCCCAGCAT CCCCTGCAGCACAACGATTTCTTCCCTGTGGGGAAGGGCATCCGTGAGGACCTCGCCCGCAGGTTCGCCGTGTACTCACTGGACTTCACTGATG GCATTATCGGGAAAAACAGGACTGTGGGCAAGTACATCACCACCACCCTGTTCCTCTACttcgcctgcctcctgcccacgaTCGCTTTTGGGACCCTCAACGATGAGCACACCAAAGGGGCCATCG GTGTGCAGAAGAGCATGGCCGGGCAGAGCATCGGCGGCCTCCTGTATGCGCTCTTCTCTGGGCAGCCGTTGGTGGTGCTGCTGACCACGGCGCCTCTGGCCCTCTACACTCACG TGATCCAAGGCATCTGTGATGACTACAGTCTGGACTTCAACACCTTCTATGCATGGATAGGCCTGTGGAACAGTTTCTTCCTTGCGGTTTATGCCCTCTTCAACCTCAGCCTGATCATGAGTCTTTTCAAGAG GTCAACAGAAGATATCATTGCCATGTTCATTTCCATCACATTTGTGCTGGATGCTGTCAAGGGCATGATCAAAA TCTTCCAGAAGTACTACCATGGCGACCAACATGGGAATCGCAACTTAGGTCACAATTCCCTGGTTAGCCTGCTGGACCTAGGCACCAGCCTCAACACCAGCTTCCACACTGCCCTCAACACCAGCCTGAACCCAGAGAGCAGCCAATTAACTGAGCAACCGCATCGGGACACCGCCGTGCTCAGCCTCCTTATCATGCTGGGCACGCTCTGGCTGGGCAACACCCTCTACCAGCTCAAGAAGAG CCCCTACCTGCACCCCCACATGCGGGAGATCCTGTCAGACTGTGCCCTGCCCATCGCTGTGCTCACCTTCTCCCTCATTGGCTCCTACGGCTTCAAGAAAATTAAGA TGAGCAAGTTCCGCTACAACCCCCGTGAGAGCCTGTTTAAGATGGCTGAGATGCACTCGCAGTCCCTCGGAGCCATCTGCAGTGCCATGGGCCTCGGCTTCCTGCTCTCTATGCTCTTCTTCATCGAGCAGAACCTGGTGGCTGCCTTAGCTAACGCACCAGAGAACAG GCTAATGAAGGGCACAGCTTACCACTGGGACCTCCTGCTCATCGCCATCATCAACACTGGGCTGTCTCTGTTTGGGATGCCCTGGATCCACGCTGCCTACCCCCACTCCCCATTGCACGTGCGGGCACTGGCGCTGGTGGAGCAGCGTGTGGAGAGTGGGCATGTCTATGAGAC GATCATGAATGTTAAGGAGACGCGGCTGACCAGCCTGGGCGCCAGCATCCTGGTGGgcctctccctcctgctgctgcccgtCCCGCTGCAGTGGATCCCTAAGCCTGTGCTCTACGGCCTCTTCCTCTACATTGCCCTCACCTCCATCGACGCCAACCAGCTCTTTGAGCGTTTGGTCCTGCTGCTCAAGGACCAG GAAGGTGCCTCAGAGGAAGATACACTACTTCACGGGCCTGCAggtcctgcagctgctgctgctctgtgCCTTTGGCATGAGCCCCCTGCCTTACATGAAGATGATCTTCCCCCTCATCATGATTACCATGATCCCCATCCG ctACAAACTGCTGCCCCTAATCATTGA
- the SLC4A11 gene encoding solute carrier family 4 member 11 isoform X1, translated as MPAAELDPKYWAWQRRKSQRSVPDNSMRVEDSSSRQLRPSLHQSRRLRDSATSESFPASLENSSIMSQNEYLEDAGYLKCDTDDASETHEESLAEEAFNTVNSSIVSGESIRFFVNVNLEVQPTQAAESDLPGGCGLLHTSRKYLKLKNFEEEIRAHRDLDGFLARASIILNETATSLDDVLRAMVLRIVYNPHTIEPDCNLDMLMAMLFTDAGAPMEGKVHLLSDIIQGVTSTVTGVQYQQSWLCIICTSKSLHRRHVCISRLVRPQNWGENSCEVRFVVLVLAPPKMKSTKTATEVGRTFATMFLDITFRQKLLKTHTEEEFKEALVHQRQLLTMMGQGPGPTALSYSRNSSFQKSQHPLQHNDFFPVGKGIREDLARRFAVYSLDFTDGIIGKNRTVGKYITTTLFLYFACLLPTIAFGTLNDEHTKGAIGVQKSMAGQSIGGLLYALFSGQPLVVLLTTAPLALYTHVIQGICDDYSLDFNTFYAWIGLWNSFFLAVYALFNLSLIMSLFKRSTEDIIAMFISITFVLDAVKGMIKIFQKYYHGDQHGNRNLGHNSLVSLLDLGTSLNTSFHTALNTSLNPESSQLTEQPHRDTAVLSLLIMLGTLWLGNTLYQLKKSPYLHPHMREILSDCALPIAVLTFSLIGSYGFKKIKMSKFRYNPRESLFKMAEMHSQSLGAICSAMGLGFLLSMLFFIEQNLVAALANAPENRLMKGTAYHWDLLLIAIINTGLSLFGMPWIHAAYPHSPLHVRALALVEQRVESGHVYETIMNVKETRLTSLGASILVGLSLLLLPVPLQWIPKPVLYGLFLYIALTSIDANQLFERLVLLLKDQASYPPTHYIRKVPQRKIHYFTGLQVLQLLLLCAFGMSPLPYMKMIFPLIMITMIPIRYKLLPLIIEAKYLDAMDADH; from the exons ATGCCCGCAGCAGAGCTCGATCCCAAGTATTGGGCTTGGCAGCGAAGGAAGAGCCAAAGAAGTGTGCCGGATAATTCAATGAGGGTGGAGGATTCCTCCTCTCGCCAACTCAGGCCCTCCCTCCACCAGTCCAGGAGGCTGAGGGATTCTGCAACCAGTGAATCCTTCCCTGCCTCACTGG AAAACTCTTCCATCATGTCGCAGAATGAATACCTTGAGGATGCGG GCTACCTCAAGTGTGACACAGATGATGCCTCTGAAACCCACGAGGAGAGCCTGGCAGAAGAGGCCTTCAACACCGTCAACTCCTCCATTGTGTCTGGCGAGAGCATCCGTTTCTTTGTCAACGTCAACCTCGAGGTGCAGCCCACCCAGGCTG CAGAGAGTGACTTGCCTGGTGGCTGTGGGCTTCTCCACACCTCTCGCAAG TACCTGAAGTTAAAGAACTTCGAGGAAGAGATCCGAGCGCACCGAGACCTAGATGGCTTCCTGGCGCGGGCCAGCATCATCCTGAACGAGACAGCCACCTCGCTGGATGACGTGCTCCGGGCCATGGTGCTCCGCATAGTCTACAACCCCCACACCATTGAGCCGGACTGCAACTTGGACATGCTCATGGCCATGCTCTTCACTGATGCTGGGGCTCCCATGGAGGGCAAAG TTCACCTGCTGTCAGATATCATCCAAGGAGTCACTTCCACGGTCACAGGGGTACAATACCAGCAGTCATGGCTCTGCATCAT CTGCACCTCCAAGTCCCTACATAGGCGGCATGTGTGCATCAGCCGCCTGGTTCGCCCGCAGAACTGGGGGGAAAATTCCTGTGAGGTGCGGTTCGTCgtcctggtgctggccccacccaAGATG AAAAGCACCAAGACTGCGACGGAGGTGGGGCGCACCTTTGCCACCATGTTCTTGGACATCACTTTCCGCCAGAAACTCCTGAAGACCCACACAGAGGAAGAATTCAAGGAGGCCCTAGTACATCAGAGACAACTGCTCACCATGATGGGCCAGGGTCCAGGCCCCACCGCATTGAGCTACAGCAGAAACTCCAGCTTCCAGAAATCCCAGCAT CCCCTGCAGCACAACGATTTCTTCCCTGTGGGGAAGGGCATCCGTGAGGACCTCGCCCGCAGGTTCGCCGTGTACTCACTGGACTTCACTGATG GCATTATCGGGAAAAACAGGACTGTGGGCAAGTACATCACCACCACCCTGTTCCTCTACttcgcctgcctcctgcccacgaTCGCTTTTGGGACCCTCAACGATGAGCACACCAAAGGGGCCATCG GTGTGCAGAAGAGCATGGCCGGGCAGAGCATCGGCGGCCTCCTGTATGCGCTCTTCTCTGGGCAGCCGTTGGTGGTGCTGCTGACCACGGCGCCTCTGGCCCTCTACACTCACG TGATCCAAGGCATCTGTGATGACTACAGTCTGGACTTCAACACCTTCTATGCATGGATAGGCCTGTGGAACAGTTTCTTCCTTGCGGTTTATGCCCTCTTCAACCTCAGCCTGATCATGAGTCTTTTCAAGAG GTCAACAGAAGATATCATTGCCATGTTCATTTCCATCACATTTGTGCTGGATGCTGTCAAGGGCATGATCAAAA TCTTCCAGAAGTACTACCATGGCGACCAACATGGGAATCGCAACTTAGGTCACAATTCCCTGGTTAGCCTGCTGGACCTAGGCACCAGCCTCAACACCAGCTTCCACACTGCCCTCAACACCAGCCTGAACCCAGAGAGCAGCCAATTAACTGAGCAACCGCATCGGGACACCGCCGTGCTCAGCCTCCTTATCATGCTGGGCACGCTCTGGCTGGGCAACACCCTCTACCAGCTCAAGAAGAG CCCCTACCTGCACCCCCACATGCGGGAGATCCTGTCAGACTGTGCCCTGCCCATCGCTGTGCTCACCTTCTCCCTCATTGGCTCCTACGGCTTCAAGAAAATTAAGA TGAGCAAGTTCCGCTACAACCCCCGTGAGAGCCTGTTTAAGATGGCTGAGATGCACTCGCAGTCCCTCGGAGCCATCTGCAGTGCCATGGGCCTCGGCTTCCTGCTCTCTATGCTCTTCTTCATCGAGCAGAACCTGGTGGCTGCCTTAGCTAACGCACCAGAGAACAG GCTAATGAAGGGCACAGCTTACCACTGGGACCTCCTGCTCATCGCCATCATCAACACTGGGCTGTCTCTGTTTGGGATGCCCTGGATCCACGCTGCCTACCCCCACTCCCCATTGCACGTGCGGGCACTGGCGCTGGTGGAGCAGCGTGTGGAGAGTGGGCATGTCTATGAGAC GATCATGAATGTTAAGGAGACGCGGCTGACCAGCCTGGGCGCCAGCATCCTGGTGGgcctctccctcctgctgctgcccgtCCCGCTGCAGTGGATCCCTAAGCCTGTGCTCTACGGCCTCTTCCTCTACATTGCCCTCACCTCCATCGACGCCAACCAGCTCTTTGAGCGTTTGGTCCTGCTGCTCAAGGACCAG GCCTCATACCCACCCACCCATTATATCAGGAAGGTGCCTCAGAGGAAGATACACTACTTCACGGGCCTGCAggtcctgcagctgctgctgctctgtgCCTTTGGCATGAGCCCCCTGCCTTACATGAAGATGATCTTCCCCCTCATCATGATTACCATGATCCCCATCCG ctACAAACTGCTGCCCCTAATCATTGAAGCCAAATACTTGGACGCCATGGATGCTGATCACTGA
- the SLC4A11 gene encoding solute carrier family 4 member 11 isoform X4: protein MSQNEYLEDAGYLKCDTDDASETHEESLAEEAFNTVNSSIVSGESIRFFVNVNLEVQPTQAAESDLPGGCGLLHTSRKYLKLKNFEEEIRAHRDLDGFLARASIILNETATSLDDVLRAMVLRIVYNPHTIEPDCNLDMLMAMLFTDAGAPMEGKVHLLSDIIQGVTSTVTGVQYQQSWLCIICTSKSLHRRHVCISRLVRPQNWGENSCEVRFVVLVLAPPKMKSTKTATEVGRTFATMFLDITFRQKLLKTHTEEEFKEALVHQRQLLTMMGQGPGPTALSYSRNSSFQKSQHPLQHNDFFPVGKGIREDLARRFAVYSLDFTDGIIGKNRTVGKYITTTLFLYFACLLPTIAFGTLNDEHTKGAIGVQKSMAGQSIGGLLYALFSGQPLVVLLTTAPLALYTHVIQGICDDYSLDFNTFYAWIGLWNSFFLAVYALFNLSLIMSLFKRSTEDIIAMFISITFVLDAVKGMIKIFQKYYHGDQHGNRNLGHNSLVSLLDLGTSLNTSFHTALNTSLNPESSQLTEQPHRDTAVLSLLIMLGTLWLGNTLYQLKKSPYLHPHMREILSDCALPIAVLTFSLIGSYGFKKIKMSKFRYNPRESLFKMAEMHSQSLGAICSAMGLGFLLSMLFFIEQNLVAALANAPENRLMKGTAYHWDLLLIAIINTGLSLFGMPWIHAAYPHSPLHVRALALVEQRVESGHVYETIMNVKETRLTSLGASILVGLSLLLLPVPLQWIPKPVLYGLFLYIALTSIDANQLFERLVLLLKDQASYPPTHYIRKVPQRKIHYFTGLQVLQLLLLCAFGMSPLPYMKMIFPLIMITMIPIRYKLLPLIIEAKYLDAMDADH from the exons ATGTCGCAGAATGAATACCTTGAGGATGCGG GCTACCTCAAGTGTGACACAGATGATGCCTCTGAAACCCACGAGGAGAGCCTGGCAGAAGAGGCCTTCAACACCGTCAACTCCTCCATTGTGTCTGGCGAGAGCATCCGTTTCTTTGTCAACGTCAACCTCGAGGTGCAGCCCACCCAGGCTG CAGAGAGTGACTTGCCTGGTGGCTGTGGGCTTCTCCACACCTCTCGCAAG TACCTGAAGTTAAAGAACTTCGAGGAAGAGATCCGAGCGCACCGAGACCTAGATGGCTTCCTGGCGCGGGCCAGCATCATCCTGAACGAGACAGCCACCTCGCTGGATGACGTGCTCCGGGCCATGGTGCTCCGCATAGTCTACAACCCCCACACCATTGAGCCGGACTGCAACTTGGACATGCTCATGGCCATGCTCTTCACTGATGCTGGGGCTCCCATGGAGGGCAAAG TTCACCTGCTGTCAGATATCATCCAAGGAGTCACTTCCACGGTCACAGGGGTACAATACCAGCAGTCATGGCTCTGCATCAT CTGCACCTCCAAGTCCCTACATAGGCGGCATGTGTGCATCAGCCGCCTGGTTCGCCCGCAGAACTGGGGGGAAAATTCCTGTGAGGTGCGGTTCGTCgtcctggtgctggccccacccaAGATG AAAAGCACCAAGACTGCGACGGAGGTGGGGCGCACCTTTGCCACCATGTTCTTGGACATCACTTTCCGCCAGAAACTCCTGAAGACCCACACAGAGGAAGAATTCAAGGAGGCCCTAGTACATCAGAGACAACTGCTCACCATGATGGGCCAGGGTCCAGGCCCCACCGCATTGAGCTACAGCAGAAACTCCAGCTTCCAGAAATCCCAGCAT CCCCTGCAGCACAACGATTTCTTCCCTGTGGGGAAGGGCATCCGTGAGGACCTCGCCCGCAGGTTCGCCGTGTACTCACTGGACTTCACTGATG GCATTATCGGGAAAAACAGGACTGTGGGCAAGTACATCACCACCACCCTGTTCCTCTACttcgcctgcctcctgcccacgaTCGCTTTTGGGACCCTCAACGATGAGCACACCAAAGGGGCCATCG GTGTGCAGAAGAGCATGGCCGGGCAGAGCATCGGCGGCCTCCTGTATGCGCTCTTCTCTGGGCAGCCGTTGGTGGTGCTGCTGACCACGGCGCCTCTGGCCCTCTACACTCACG TGATCCAAGGCATCTGTGATGACTACAGTCTGGACTTCAACACCTTCTATGCATGGATAGGCCTGTGGAACAGTTTCTTCCTTGCGGTTTATGCCCTCTTCAACCTCAGCCTGATCATGAGTCTTTTCAAGAG GTCAACAGAAGATATCATTGCCATGTTCATTTCCATCACATTTGTGCTGGATGCTGTCAAGGGCATGATCAAAA TCTTCCAGAAGTACTACCATGGCGACCAACATGGGAATCGCAACTTAGGTCACAATTCCCTGGTTAGCCTGCTGGACCTAGGCACCAGCCTCAACACCAGCTTCCACACTGCCCTCAACACCAGCCTGAACCCAGAGAGCAGCCAATTAACTGAGCAACCGCATCGGGACACCGCCGTGCTCAGCCTCCTTATCATGCTGGGCACGCTCTGGCTGGGCAACACCCTCTACCAGCTCAAGAAGAG CCCCTACCTGCACCCCCACATGCGGGAGATCCTGTCAGACTGTGCCCTGCCCATCGCTGTGCTCACCTTCTCCCTCATTGGCTCCTACGGCTTCAAGAAAATTAAGA TGAGCAAGTTCCGCTACAACCCCCGTGAGAGCCTGTTTAAGATGGCTGAGATGCACTCGCAGTCCCTCGGAGCCATCTGCAGTGCCATGGGCCTCGGCTTCCTGCTCTCTATGCTCTTCTTCATCGAGCAGAACCTGGTGGCTGCCTTAGCTAACGCACCAGAGAACAG GCTAATGAAGGGCACAGCTTACCACTGGGACCTCCTGCTCATCGCCATCATCAACACTGGGCTGTCTCTGTTTGGGATGCCCTGGATCCACGCTGCCTACCCCCACTCCCCATTGCACGTGCGGGCACTGGCGCTGGTGGAGCAGCGTGTGGAGAGTGGGCATGTCTATGAGAC GATCATGAATGTTAAGGAGACGCGGCTGACCAGCCTGGGCGCCAGCATCCTGGTGGgcctctccctcctgctgctgcccgtCCCGCTGCAGTGGATCCCTAAGCCTGTGCTCTACGGCCTCTTCCTCTACATTGCCCTCACCTCCATCGACGCCAACCAGCTCTTTGAGCGTTTGGTCCTGCTGCTCAAGGACCAG GCCTCATACCCACCCACCCATTATATCAGGAAGGTGCCTCAGAGGAAGATACACTACTTCACGGGCCTGCAggtcctgcagctgctgctgctctgtgCCTTTGGCATGAGCCCCCTGCCTTACATGAAGATGATCTTCCCCCTCATCATGATTACCATGATCCCCATCCG ctACAAACTGCTGCCCCTAATCATTGAAGCCAAATACTTGGACGCCATGGATGCTGATCACTGA